A single region of the Streptomyces sp. NBC_00425 genome encodes:
- a CDS encoding glycoside hydrolase family 6 protein gives MSRTNISLLAALALLTGASGAALLTAPAGAAASVPCTVDYKVQNQWDTGFTAAVTITNNGAAKSSWSVKWSYAGNQRISNGWNAKVTQSGTAVTAANESYNGALGSGGSVSFGFQAAYSGTNAIPATFSLDGVTCNVDDGSGSGGGTGGDTGGGTGGGTGGGDTGGGTGGNDGGGTDGRVANPYVGAKGYVNPEWSAKAAAEPGGSRIADQPTAVWLDRMAAINGVAGGMGLRAHLDEALKQKGSGEIVVQLVIYDLPGRDCAALASNGELGPNDLATYKSQYIDPIAAILADPKYAGLRIATVIEPDSLPNLVTNAGGTPTTTDACVTMKGNGNYEKGVSYALDKLGALANVYNYIDAGHHGWLGWDSNLAPSVQEFAKVATTNGASVHDVAGFIVNTANYSPVKEPNLKVTDTVNGQTVRQSKWVDWNQYVDEQSFALGLRDKLVAAGFDSGLGMLIDTSRNGWGGAARPAGPGPTTSVDDFVNGSRIDRRLHAGNWCNQSGAGLGQRPTAAPAAGVDAYVWVKPPGESDGNSAAVPNDEGKGFDRMCDPTYGGNARNGNNPTGALPNSPLAGHWFSAQFRQLMQNAYPPLP, from the coding sequence ATGAGTCGCACCAACATCTCGTTGCTCGCCGCGCTGGCGCTGTTGACCGGAGCCTCAGGGGCTGCGCTCCTCACGGCGCCGGCCGGGGCCGCCGCCTCCGTGCCCTGCACGGTGGACTACAAGGTGCAGAACCAGTGGGACACCGGCTTCACCGCCGCAGTGACAATCACCAACAACGGTGCCGCCAAGTCGAGTTGGTCGGTGAAGTGGTCGTATGCCGGCAACCAGAGGATCAGCAACGGCTGGAACGCGAAGGTCACCCAAAGCGGGACCGCCGTCACCGCCGCCAACGAGAGTTACAACGGAGCGCTCGGCTCCGGCGGTTCCGTCAGCTTCGGCTTCCAGGCCGCCTACAGCGGCACCAACGCCATCCCGGCCACCTTCAGTCTCGACGGCGTGACCTGCAACGTCGACGACGGAAGCGGATCGGGTGGGGGCACCGGAGGCGACACGGGCGGAGGCACGGGCGGCGGTACCGGAGGCGGCGACACCGGCGGAGGCACCGGAGGCAACGACGGCGGTGGCACGGACGGCCGCGTCGCGAACCCCTATGTCGGGGCCAAGGGCTATGTGAATCCCGAGTGGTCGGCCAAGGCCGCCGCCGAGCCGGGCGGCAGCCGCATCGCCGACCAGCCCACCGCCGTCTGGCTCGACCGCATGGCCGCGATCAACGGTGTCGCCGGCGGCATGGGCCTGCGCGCCCACCTGGACGAGGCGTTGAAGCAGAAGGGCTCCGGCGAAATCGTCGTCCAGCTGGTCATCTACGACCTGCCGGGCCGTGACTGCGCCGCTCTCGCCTCCAACGGCGAACTCGGACCGAACGACCTCGCCACGTACAAGAGTCAGTACATCGACCCGATCGCCGCGATTCTGGCCGACCCGAAGTACGCGGGCCTGCGGATCGCCACGGTCATCGAACCCGACTCGCTGCCCAACCTGGTCACCAACGCCGGCGGTACCCCCACCACCACCGACGCCTGCGTGACCATGAAGGGCAACGGCAACTACGAGAAGGGCGTCTCCTACGCCCTCGACAAGCTCGGCGCCCTCGCGAACGTCTACAACTACATCGACGCCGGCCATCACGGCTGGCTCGGCTGGGACAGCAACCTCGCCCCGTCGGTGCAGGAGTTCGCCAAGGTCGCCACGACCAACGGCGCGAGCGTGCACGACGTGGCCGGGTTCATCGTCAACACCGCCAACTACAGCCCGGTCAAGGAGCCCAACCTCAAGGTCACCGACACGGTGAACGGTCAGACCGTGCGCCAGTCGAAGTGGGTCGACTGGAACCAGTACGTGGACGAGCAGTCGTTTGCGCTGGGACTGCGGGACAAGCTGGTCGCCGCCGGGTTCGACTCCGGCCTCGGCATGCTGATCGACACCTCCCGCAACGGCTGGGGCGGCGCCGCCCGGCCCGCCGGCCCGGGCCCGACGACCTCGGTGGACGACTTCGTCAACGGCAGCCGGATCGACCGGCGCCTCCACGCCGGCAACTGGTGCAACCAGAGCGGCGCGGGACTCGGGCAGCGGCCCACCGCGGCTCCGGCAGCAGGCGTCGACGCCTACGTGTGGGTGAAGCCGCCGGGGGAGTCCGACGGCAACAGCGCGGCCGTCCCCAACGACGAGGGCAAGGGCTTCGACCGCATGTGCGACCCGACCTACGGCGGTAACGCCCGCAACGGCAACAACCCCACGGGGGCGCTGCCGAACTCGCCGCTGGCCGGCCACTGGTTCTCCGCCCAGTTCCGGCAGCTGATGCAGAACGCCTACCCGCCGCTGCCGTAA
- a CDS encoding alpha/beta fold hydrolase, translated as MVEHRMIDVNGIRLHIAEEGEGPLVVLLHGFPESWHSWHHQFGPLSAAGFRVVAPDQRGYGRSDHPDDVTAYSILHLVGDVVGLIRALGEEKAYVVGHDWGAPVAWHTALLRPDVVQGVAGLSVPPPFRGTEPPLAAMERMFDGRFYWNYFNQPGVADAEFAKDPRTTLRKFFFMASGDAPGAGEGKQPLIEPGRGWLETMPDPEILPEWFTETDLDVLTDSFSKGFTGALNWYRNLDRNWELTAAWHGAVVNVPALYVYGDRDLVPAFPGTPELIAALPDLMPNLRREPVRLEGCGHWTQQERPAEVNAALLNFLTDLRG; from the coding sequence ATGGTTGAGCACCGAATGATCGACGTGAACGGGATCCGGCTGCACATCGCGGAAGAGGGAGAAGGCCCCCTGGTGGTCCTCCTGCACGGCTTCCCGGAGTCATGGCACTCCTGGCATCACCAGTTCGGTCCCCTGAGCGCCGCAGGCTTTCGTGTGGTCGCCCCCGACCAGCGTGGATACGGTCGCAGTGACCACCCCGACGACGTGACCGCGTACAGCATCCTCCACCTGGTCGGGGACGTGGTCGGGCTGATCCGTGCGCTGGGTGAGGAGAAGGCGTACGTCGTCGGCCACGACTGGGGCGCACCGGTCGCCTGGCACACCGCGCTGCTGAGGCCGGACGTGGTTCAGGGGGTGGCGGGGCTCAGTGTGCCGCCGCCGTTCCGAGGGACGGAGCCGCCGCTCGCCGCCATGGAGAGGATGTTCGACGGCAGGTTCTACTGGAACTACTTCAACCAGCCCGGCGTTGCGGATGCGGAGTTCGCGAAGGACCCGCGCACGACGCTGCGGAAGTTCTTCTTCATGGCCTCCGGCGACGCCCCCGGTGCCGGCGAGGGGAAGCAGCCGCTGATCGAGCCTGGGCGGGGATGGCTGGAGACGATGCCCGATCCCGAGATCCTGCCGGAGTGGTTCACCGAAACCGACCTGGACGTGCTCACCGACAGCTTCTCCAAGGGCTTCACCGGCGCGCTGAACTGGTACCGCAACCTCGACCGGAACTGGGAGCTGACGGCTGCCTGGCACGGGGCGGTCGTGAACGTGCCCGCGCTGTATGTGTACGGGGACCGGGATCTGGTGCCCGCGTTCCCGGGGACGCCCGAACTCATCGCGGCGCTGCCGGACTTGATGCCGAATCTGCGGCGCGAGCCGGTGAGGCTGGAGGGATGCGGACACTGGACGCAGCAGGAGCGGCCGGCGGAGGTGAACGCGGCGCTCCTGAACTTCCTCACCGACCTCCGGGGCTGA
- a CDS encoding WD40/YVTN/BNR-like repeat-containing protein, giving the protein MAGCRLAGVWDEGVEDAAEVIGMTEVLLAVGTRKGLFVGRRRGGAWEFDEAPYFNAQAIYSVALDTRGDRPRLLAGGDSAHWGPSVFHSDDLGRTWTEPAAPAVKFPQDTGASLERVWQLHPAAAEPDVVYAGTEPAALYRSEDRGESFELVRPLWEHPTRSRWVPGGGGEGLHTILTDRRDARSVTVAVSTAGVFRTADAGANWAPANSGVSAVFLPDPNPEFGQCVHKVARDAADPDRLYLQNHWGVYRSDDAGGQWTDIGPGLPSTFGFAVAAHPTLGDTAYVFPINADADRVPADRRCRVFRTADAGRSWEPLSAGLPQGDHYGTVLRDALCTDDVAERAGVYFGNRNGEVFASADDGDSWQQVASHLPDVLCVRAAVIG; this is encoded by the coding sequence GTGGCGGGGTGCAGACTGGCCGGTGTCTGGGACGAAGGCGTCGAAGACGCAGCGGAGGTGATCGGCATGACCGAGGTACTGCTCGCCGTGGGCACACGCAAAGGCCTGTTCGTCGGGCGTCGGCGCGGTGGCGCGTGGGAGTTCGACGAAGCCCCCTACTTCAACGCACAGGCGATCTACTCGGTCGCCCTCGACACCCGCGGCGACCGCCCGCGGCTGCTCGCCGGCGGCGACAGTGCGCACTGGGGCCCGTCGGTGTTCCACTCCGACGACCTCGGCCGGACGTGGACGGAACCGGCCGCGCCGGCCGTCAAGTTCCCCCAGGACACCGGGGCCTCGCTGGAACGGGTGTGGCAGCTGCACCCGGCCGCGGCCGAACCGGACGTGGTCTACGCGGGCACCGAGCCGGCGGCGCTCTACCGCTCGGAGGACCGCGGCGAGAGCTTCGAACTGGTCCGCCCGCTGTGGGAACACCCGACGCGCTCCCGGTGGGTGCCGGGCGGTGGCGGGGAAGGCCTGCACACGATCCTCACCGACCGGCGCGACGCGCGATCGGTGACCGTGGCCGTGTCGACGGCCGGCGTGTTCCGCACAGCCGACGCCGGGGCGAACTGGGCCCCCGCCAACTCGGGTGTCTCCGCGGTGTTCCTGCCCGATCCGAACCCGGAGTTCGGCCAGTGCGTGCACAAGGTGGCGAGGGACGCGGCGGACCCGGACCGTCTCTACCTCCAGAACCACTGGGGCGTGTACCGGAGCGACGACGCGGGCGGGCAGTGGACCGACATCGGCCCGGGCCTGCCCTCGACGTTCGGCTTCGCCGTCGCCGCGCACCCCACCCTCGGGGACACGGCGTACGTGTTCCCGATCAACGCCGACGCGGACCGGGTCCCGGCCGACCGCCGCTGCCGGGTCTTCCGCACCGCGGACGCGGGCAGGAGCTGGGAGCCGCTCTCCGCGGGCCTGCCTCAGGGGGACCACTACGGAACCGTCCTGCGGGACGCGCTGTGCACCGACGACGTCGCGGAACGGGCCGGCGTGTACTTCGGCAACCGCAACGGCGAGGTGTTCGCGTCGGCGGACGACGGGGACAGCTGGCAGCAGGTGGCCTCCCACCTGCCTGACGTGCTGTGCGTACGCGCCGCGGTGATCGGATGA
- a CDS encoding Rv1733c family protein has product MAFRGPKVWLWRWRRNPLKRRADMVESWVVLGVWALTVLAGVLAGWATAGSVEDGLARERVEWRPLMGRLTDRAPGKPAASGSASGDRVWAKAGWTGPDGSAHTGQVRVGPGSAAGTPVTVWTDTRGRMVTEPVGAAQARLRASLVGGVAGLGVATLPFAGGRVLRGRMERRRVAQWDVDWARFDALRGRPAS; this is encoded by the coding sequence ATGGCGTTCCGTGGTCCGAAGGTGTGGCTGTGGCGCTGGCGGCGCAACCCGCTCAAGCGCCGCGCCGACATGGTGGAGTCCTGGGTCGTGCTCGGCGTGTGGGCGCTGACCGTGCTCGCCGGCGTCCTTGCGGGGTGGGCGACGGCGGGGTCCGTCGAGGACGGCCTCGCGCGCGAGCGCGTCGAGTGGCGGCCTCTGATGGGCCGTCTGACCGACCGGGCCCCCGGCAAGCCCGCCGCGAGCGGGTCCGCGAGCGGCGACCGGGTGTGGGCGAAGGCGGGCTGGACGGGCCCGGACGGCTCCGCGCACACCGGCCAGGTGCGGGTCGGCCCGGGCAGTGCCGCCGGTACGCCCGTGACGGTCTGGACGGATACCCGGGGCCGCATGGTGACCGAACCCGTCGGCGCCGCCCAGGCCCGGCTGCGCGCGTCCCTCGTCGGCGGTGTGGCCGGCCTCGGCGTGGCGACGCTGCCCTTCGCGGGCGGCCGTGTCCTGCGCGGTCGCATGGAACGCCGCAGAGTCGCCCAGTGGGACGTCGACTGGGCCCGCTTCGACGCGCTGCGGGGGCGTCCGGCGAGCTGA
- a CDS encoding HEAT repeat domain-containing protein, whose translation MALRPGEDNVFTGIDEVDWASLRHAHGSARDVPGLLRGLTSAEPVARAAALDRMYGAVHREGRVYDSTLACVPFLLALAADEQVPERGLLLDLLVSIGEGTPAEPAVAAADPAARAAARAEAAVRAGAESAGEPTLSAEAAGEADAGAEATAQADAGAEAAVRAGTGAEAVQAGAGAEAAVRAGAEVFVRLAADVDPRVRRAAATAVVRFLDDPPRVLGLLRERLALERDERLVVALVECLGHFARRHPDRAAEALDLLVARSGPDHGPGPRLAALGQLAVCAPERLPADLVPMVLRLLDERSADRPCRPGAAGAAAVHSLVDRIRRLRPSDEEGNRLLRTLHTALDDRPADRIALLHGQLTGAGPVDRCNAVLLAAALVREWRGDHSRTVALLGEQLSTREAEEEQGRLRDTTVAVLAELFALAAPAADRLHALAVARPDRWVQRWPREAPLLGRALHALTLTGDPRAVPLLAKVVAGPVVPRDLGAAVAALGARAAPLAPAVRQALAAVPLEAPGPATPLLSTLRALRDTESLPSVLRLLNGARTAAGERLVPAALAAVAAFGAAAREAAPALRALLDGEHALAAADALWAVEGDPAAVLPVFLRELARGDAPHRAHAAHSLSLLGPGARTALRALRRTVETDDGRAGTAAACAVCEITGEADATVVTALRLAWTEHPRSRPAVAACLTSLGSRAAPLRDLAATELAAPRRHTVRPGGHGSHDIPTDEELLRLCRGVVERT comes from the coding sequence ATGGCACTTCGTCCGGGGGAGGACAACGTGTTCACGGGGATCGACGAGGTCGACTGGGCCTCACTGCGTCACGCGCACGGCAGTGCCCGGGACGTGCCGGGACTGCTCCGCGGCCTCACCTCCGCGGAGCCGGTCGCGAGGGCGGCCGCCCTGGACCGCATGTACGGCGCGGTGCACCGGGAGGGGCGGGTGTACGACTCGACGCTCGCCTGCGTTCCGTTTCTACTCGCGCTGGCCGCGGACGAGCAGGTACCGGAACGGGGCCTTCTGCTCGACCTGTTGGTGAGCATCGGGGAGGGCACGCCCGCCGAGCCGGCGGTCGCGGCGGCCGATCCGGCCGCCCGGGCGGCCGCGCGCGCGGAAGCGGCCGTCCGGGCTGGGGCGGAGTCGGCGGGCGAGCCGACCCTGAGCGCGGAAGCGGCAGGCGAGGCAGACGCCGGCGCGGAAGCAACCGCCCAAGCGGACGCGGGCGCAGAGGCGGCCGTCCGGGCGGGCACGGGTGCGGAAGCCGTCCAGGCGGGCGCGGGCGCGGAGGCGGCCGTTCGGGCGGGGGCGGAGGTCTTCGTCCGGCTGGCCGCGGACGTCGACCCGAGGGTCCGTCGGGCGGCTGCCACGGCCGTGGTGCGGTTCCTCGACGATCCCCCGCGCGTCCTGGGGCTGTTACGCGAGCGCCTCGCGCTCGAGCGGGACGAGCGGCTGGTCGTCGCCCTGGTCGAGTGCCTGGGTCACTTCGCGCGACGGCATCCGGACAGGGCGGCAGAGGCCCTGGACCTCCTCGTCGCGCGGAGCGGCCCCGACCACGGGCCGGGACCGCGGCTCGCCGCGCTGGGCCAACTCGCCGTCTGCGCGCCCGAACGGCTCCCGGCGGATCTGGTGCCCATGGTTCTGCGCCTGCTCGACGAACGCTCCGCCGACCGACCGTGCCGCCCGGGAGCGGCGGGCGCGGCCGCCGTGCACTCCCTCGTCGACCGGATACGGCGGCTGCGTCCCTCCGACGAGGAGGGGAACCGCCTGCTGCGCACCCTGCACACGGCGCTCGACGACCGGCCGGCCGACCGGATCGCGCTGCTGCACGGCCAGTTGACGGGTGCGGGCCCCGTCGACCGGTGCAACGCCGTGCTGCTGGCCGCCGCGCTGGTGCGTGAGTGGCGCGGCGACCACAGCCGCACGGTGGCCCTGCTCGGCGAGCAGCTGTCGACCCGGGAAGCCGAGGAGGAGCAGGGGCGGCTGCGCGACACGACCGTGGCCGTCCTCGCCGAGCTCTTCGCGCTGGCCGCGCCGGCCGCCGACCGACTCCACGCGCTGGCCGTCGCGCGCCCCGACCGCTGGGTACAGCGATGGCCCCGCGAGGCTCCCCTGCTCGGCCGAGCGCTCCACGCCCTGACCCTGACCGGAGACCCGCGGGCCGTGCCCCTGCTCGCCAAGGTGGTGGCGGGTCCGGTCGTCCCCCGGGACCTCGGAGCGGCGGTCGCCGCGCTCGGCGCCCGGGCGGCTCCTCTCGCGCCGGCCGTGCGGCAGGCGCTCGCCGCCGTGCCCCTGGAGGCGCCCGGCCCGGCGACGCCCCTGCTGTCCACGCTGCGGGCACTGCGCGACACGGAGTCCCTGCCTTCGGTGCTGCGCCTGTTGAACGGCGCCCGTACCGCCGCCGGGGAACGCCTCGTACCGGCCGCGCTCGCCGCCGTGGCCGCGTTCGGCGCGGCCGCCCGCGAGGCCGCCCCCGCGCTGCGCGCCCTGCTGGACGGTGAGCACGCACTCGCGGCGGCGGACGCCCTGTGGGCCGTCGAGGGCGACCCGGCCGCCGTCCTGCCGGTGTTCCTGCGGGAGTTGGCGAGAGGGGACGCCCCGCACCGGGCACACGCCGCACACTCGCTGTCCCTGCTCGGCCCCGGCGCCCGCACGGCGCTGCGTGCACTGCGCCGCACGGTCGAGACGGACGACGGCAGGGCGGGCACGGCCGCCGCGTGCGCCGTCTGCGAGATCACCGGAGAGGCGGACGCCACGGTCGTCACCGCGCTGCGACTCGCCTGGACGGAGCATCCCCGTTCCCGCCCGGCCGTCGCCGCCTGCCTCACGTCCCTCGGCTCCCGAGCCGCCCCCCTGCGGGACCTGGCCGCGACGGAACTCGCCGCTCCCCGCCGTCACACCGTCCGCCCCGGCGGGCACGGCAGCCACGACATCCCCACGGACGAGGAACTGCTGCGACTGTGCCGCGGGGTGGTGGAGAGAACGTAG
- a CDS encoding acyl-CoA dehydrogenase family protein, with product MSQVTHEVTNQPPPLAPYDASEDAALLEGLRREGAGWAEADVRRIGLLAGGVEAQEWGELANRHEPVLRTHDRYGHRVDEVDFHPSWHELMRVAVAEGLAGAPWADDRPGAHVARTAGGLAWGHTDAGHGCPTSMTYAAVPALRRRPDLAAVYEPLLTGRTYDPGLRPPAEKRGLLAGMGMTEKQGGSDVRTNTTAATPTAEPGLYTLRGHKWFTSAPMCDLFLVLAQAPGGLSCFLVPRVLPDGTRNAFRVQRLKEKLGNRSNASSEPEFDGTVAWLVGPEGQGVKTIIEMVNCTRLDCVMMSATLMRKTLVEAGHHVRHRSAFGARLLDQPLMRNVLADLALESEAATTLTLRLAGAADRAVRGDAGEQAFRRIATAVGKYWVTKRGPAFTAEALECLGGNGYVEDSGMPRHYREAPLLSIWEGSGNVNALDVLRALTREPATAEALFGELALAHGADARLDAAVARLRTRLGEATPVGARRLVEYMALALQGSLLVRYAPPAVADAFCATRLDGDWGHAFGTLPDGADLDGILERSLPAGSCRL from the coding sequence TTGTCCCAGGTGACGCACGAGGTGACGAATCAGCCGCCGCCGCTCGCCCCGTACGACGCCTCCGAGGACGCCGCCCTGCTGGAGGGGCTGCGCCGGGAGGGCGCGGGGTGGGCGGAGGCGGACGTGCGCCGGATCGGTCTGCTGGCCGGCGGCGTCGAGGCGCAGGAGTGGGGCGAGCTGGCCAACCGGCACGAACCCGTGCTGCGCACGCACGACCGGTACGGCCATCGCGTCGACGAGGTCGACTTCCATCCCAGCTGGCACGAGCTGATGCGGGTCGCGGTCGCCGAAGGGCTGGCCGGGGCTCCGTGGGCCGACGACCGGCCCGGCGCCCACGTGGCGCGCACGGCGGGAGGTCTGGCGTGGGGGCACACGGACGCCGGGCACGGCTGCCCCACGTCGATGACGTACGCGGCCGTCCCCGCCCTGCGACGTCGGCCGGATCTCGCCGCCGTGTACGAGCCGCTGCTCACCGGCCGGACGTACGACCCGGGGCTGCGACCGCCTGCCGAGAAGCGCGGGCTGCTCGCCGGCATGGGGATGACCGAGAAGCAGGGCGGCTCCGACGTCCGCACGAACACGACCGCTGCCACCCCGACTGCGGAGCCCGGGCTGTACACCCTGCGCGGGCACAAGTGGTTCACGTCGGCCCCGATGTGCGATCTGTTCCTGGTCCTGGCCCAGGCGCCCGGCGGCCTGTCCTGCTTCCTCGTGCCGCGCGTGCTGCCCGACGGCACGCGCAACGCGTTCCGCGTCCAGCGCCTCAAGGAGAAACTCGGCAACCGCTCCAACGCCTCCTCCGAGCCGGAGTTCGACGGGACCGTGGCCTGGCTGGTCGGGCCGGAGGGACAGGGCGTCAAGACCATCATCGAGATGGTCAACTGCACACGGCTGGACTGCGTGATGATGTCGGCGACGCTGATGCGCAAGACGCTCGTCGAGGCGGGACACCATGTGCGCCACCGCAGCGCGTTCGGGGCACGGCTGCTCGACCAGCCGCTGATGCGCAACGTCCTGGCCGATCTGGCGCTGGAGTCGGAGGCCGCCACCACGCTCACGCTGCGGCTCGCGGGCGCGGCCGACCGCGCGGTGCGCGGAGACGCCGGTGAGCAGGCCTTCCGGCGGATCGCGACCGCCGTCGGCAAGTACTGGGTGACCAAGCGGGGGCCGGCCTTCACCGCGGAGGCCCTGGAATGTCTCGGCGGCAACGGCTACGTGGAGGACTCGGGCATGCCCCGGCACTACCGCGAAGCGCCCCTGCTGTCGATCTGGGAGGGTTCGGGCAATGTCAACGCCCTCGATGTGCTGCGGGCGTTGACCCGTGAGCCGGCGACCGCGGAGGCCCTGTTCGGCGAACTCGCCCTGGCACACGGGGCGGACGCCCGTCTCGACGCGGCCGTGGCACGGCTGCGCACGCGGCTGGGCGAGGCGACGCCGGTCGGCGCCCGCCGGCTGGTCGAGTACATGGCACTCGCCCTGCAGGGCTCCCTCCTCGTCCGGTACGCCCCGCCGGCCGTCGCCGACGCCTTCTGCGCGACCCGGCTGGACGGCGACTGGGGGCACGCCTTCGGCACCCTGCCGGACGGCGCCGATCTCGACGGAATCCTCGAGCGGAGCCTTCCGGCCGGTTCCTGCCGCCTGTGA
- a CDS encoding PaaX family transcriptional regulator C-terminal domain-containing protein, whose translation MRSNVSAQSGEVEVDLPPLSARSVVLSLLLGSHPPELAAKDLVRGVEPFGVGGSTVRAALSRMVAAGDLRRTDGVYRLSERLLERQRRQDDALHPHTRAWDGDWEMAVITATGRGPAERAELRNRLSALRLAELREGVWLRPANLSRSWPAEPDAVLQHFVTRPSTPARDLVVSLWPLGAWARTARGLLAHVERSRRPADRFTALAAVVRHLLADPVLPADLLPADWPGPVLRTAYERYRREIVATASGPGR comes from the coding sequence ATGCGGAGCAACGTGTCGGCGCAGTCCGGTGAGGTCGAGGTCGACCTGCCCCCGTTGTCCGCGCGGTCGGTGGTCCTGAGCCTGCTGCTGGGTTCACACCCGCCCGAACTGGCCGCGAAGGACCTGGTGCGCGGGGTGGAGCCGTTCGGCGTCGGCGGCTCGACGGTGCGGGCGGCGCTGAGCCGGATGGTCGCGGCCGGCGATCTGCGCCGGACGGACGGGGTCTACCGTCTGAGCGAGCGGCTGCTGGAGCGTCAACGACGCCAGGACGACGCCCTGCACCCGCACACGCGTGCGTGGGACGGCGACTGGGAGATGGCCGTGATCACCGCGACCGGTCGCGGCCCGGCCGAGCGCGCCGAACTGCGCAACCGGCTGAGCGCTCTGCGTCTCGCCGAGCTCCGCGAGGGCGTCTGGCTGCGGCCGGCGAATCTGAGCCGGTCCTGGCCGGCGGAGCCCGACGCCGTTCTGCAGCACTTCGTCACGCGGCCTTCGACGCCGGCCCGTGACCTGGTCGTGAGCCTGTGGCCGCTCGGTGCGTGGGCGCGGACGGCCCGGGGGCTGCTGGCCCACGTCGAGCGGTCGCGAAGGCCCGCCGACCGGTTCACGGCGCTCGCGGCGGTGGTGCGGCATCTGCTGGCCGACCCGGTGCTGCCCGCCGATCTGCTGCCCGCCGACTGGCCGGGTCCGGTTCTGCGCACCGCGTACGAGCGGTACCGGCGCGAGATCGTCGCCACGGCGTCCGGGCCGGGCCGATAG
- a CDS encoding pectate lyase: protein MTSPTTSAPLRARGRALTGGLAAIGLTVGMIMTSGALTPASAATWPTPTSSKAVTATISVSGTKDYGMQRLYGSGDLGSGGQNEDQDPILELKPGAVLKNVIIGAPAADGIHCLGSCTLQNVWWEDVGEDAATFLGSSSSNVYTVSGGGAKEASDKVFQFNGAGTLNVSNFAVKNFGTFVRSCGNCKSGQYKRTINLNTIEATYKGNKLVGINTNYGDSATLRKITIVGDSSKKITPCQKYIGNNTGKEPTTNGSDADGTYCKYSSSDITYR, encoded by the coding sequence ATGACTTCACCGACAACTTCCGCACCACTTCGCGCCCGAGGGCGCGCACTCACCGGAGGGCTGGCCGCCATCGGCCTCACGGTTGGCATGATCATGACTAGCGGGGCGCTCACCCCCGCGAGCGCAGCCACCTGGCCCACCCCCACCAGCAGCAAGGCGGTGACCGCCACCATTTCGGTCTCCGGCACCAAGGACTACGGGATGCAGCGCCTCTACGGCAGCGGCGACCTCGGCAGCGGCGGGCAGAACGAGGACCAGGACCCGATCCTCGAGCTCAAGCCCGGCGCCGTCCTGAAGAACGTCATCATCGGCGCGCCCGCCGCCGACGGCATCCACTGCCTCGGCAGCTGCACCCTGCAGAACGTCTGGTGGGAGGACGTCGGCGAGGACGCGGCGACCTTCCTCGGCTCCTCGTCGTCCAACGTCTACACCGTCTCCGGCGGCGGGGCGAAGGAGGCCAGCGACAAGGTGTTCCAGTTCAACGGCGCCGGAACGCTGAACGTCTCCAACTTCGCCGTGAAGAACTTCGGGACCTTCGTGCGCAGCTGCGGCAACTGCAAGAGCGGCCAGTACAAGCGCACGATCAATCTGAACACCATCGAGGCGACGTACAAGGGCAACAAGCTCGTCGGCATCAACACCAACTACGGCGACAGCGCCACGCTCAGGAAGATCACCATCGTCGGGGACAGCAGCAAGAAGATCACTCCCTGCCAGAAGTACATCGGCAACAACACCGGCAAGGAGCCGACCACCAACGGCAGCGACGCGGACGGCACGTACTGCAAGTACTCGTCGTCCGACATCACCTACCGGTAG